A single region of the Vicia villosa cultivar HV-30 ecotype Madison, WI linkage group LG4, Vvil1.0, whole genome shotgun sequence genome encodes:
- the LOC131597634 gene encoding uncharacterized protein LOC131597634 yields the protein MDDLNQKALEDKWFSSVLSKKRSAEARLHRKRQLQSKRAKKLNGLQKENVGKTTPISSHDNAHTRIPFSTISQNIPSSSNSVITNLQKTHASSVISNLANSLNKKRPRVVTCRNINMRGTNLKNRFDNVVGECGSTSSKNSPLHTTEINELFEDDNEEDNMHDDSSESWSLDDSMVMDEDEEDMDNQAVMVNALPPGDFYDIGDPVFECPKCGANMWYLERKTKCRQTLSPKFTMCCGDGKVQIPLLREPPPVLQKLLFDQTNPESKLFQQQIRLFNMMFAFTSPGAKMDNRFNNGRGPPNYRIQGQSCHRIGSMLPLPGQNPRFAQLYIYDTEHEIQHRVNEFKTKDGIDLDIVKKLSSMLYQHNVHAQSFKMARDILSEVAALIVGDVDTAEKRDIIMHKQTGQLQRIDEYHTSYLGFQYPLLFPYGEDGYRPNIRHRNQDSNNRRNSESMTGVADNEDVPWEQANKRNRLTIREWFAFCIQARKNEAQTVIRSRRLFQQFLVDGYTMMESERFRWLRKNQSKLRVGKYNYLADIRTNGHTDGANTGKRVVLPSSYVGSRRYMDQLYFDGMAICSYVGFPDLFITFTCNPNWPELKRVLASNNLTPADRPDLITRIFKMKFDELLSDLTKKSCMGKVLAYMYTIEFQKRGLPHAHILIFLHPSSKYPTPADIDRIISAEIPNKDTDGDLYNLVKSHMIHGPCGNANRSSQCMKDGKCSKYFPKDFRAETVVDQDGYPVYRRRDNGHTVIRNDIEVDNRFVVPYNAKLLLKFRTHINMEWCNQSTSIKYLFKYINKGYDRITAAIVMNENGCPIERQDIDEIKQYIDCRYVSPSEASWRIYGFPIHGRKPAVERLHFHCEGQHSVYYTDISNVSNVLEKPSVTESMFTAWFEANQKYTEAQQLTYSNFVSKFVYVKKKREWKPRQKGYTIGRLIWVPPTTGELYFLRMMLTHVKGPRNYSELKIVNNVKYDTFRDACFAMGFIGDDREFIAAISEAFQWGSGHYLRLLFVHMLLSSSINRPRHVWSKTRHLLSDGILYSQQTIANNRGLRLSEQEIYNLTLIEIEKLLQRNRKSLRDFPGMPKPQGYVPEEFGNKLIYEERNYNPDEQLQEFNMLYQNLTDEQRDVFKQIMMAVNNQNGGVFFLYGYGGTGKTYMWRTLASYIRSKKQICLTVASSGIASLLLPGGRTAHSKFKIPIPTLESSTCDINKGSDRGDLLKLSKLIIWDEAPMCHKFCFEALDKTMKDIMGGSKASNKIFGGKVIVFGGDFRQILPVIPRGSRSDIVHATINSSYIWDHCKVLKLTKNMRLQQSAKSTSSAELRHFSDWILTVGDGKISEPNDGYAEIDVPKDLLISDFDDPLEAIFENTYPNFAVNYNNVDFLQSRAILAGTIETVDQINQYILEFVPGQEKEYLSSDSVDTTDGDGNESFDVLTPEFLNALQTSGVPNHKIKLKIGTPIMLLRNIDQAEGLCNGTRLIVTKLADHVIEAKIISGKNIGGIVYIARMDITPTQSPWPFRMTRRQFPIMVCYAMTINKSQGQSLDFVGIYFPRSVFSHGQFYVAVSRVKSKKGLKILIHDKDKQPLSVTTNVVFKEVFENL from the exons ATGGATGATCTGAATCAAAAGGCTCTTGAAGATAAATGGTTTAGCAGTGTGTTAAGCAAAAAAAGATCAGCAGAAGCAAGACTTCATCGTAAACGTCAACTTCAATCCAAGAGAGCAAAGAAATTGAATGGACTGCAGAAGGAGAATGTAGGCAAGACTACCCCAATTAGTAGTCATGATAATGCTCATACAAGAATTCCATTTTCTACCATCTCTCAGAATATTCCAAGTTCCAGCAATTCGGTTATAACAAATTTGCAGAAAACTCATGCTTCCTCAGTGATCAGTAATCTTGCAAATTCGTTGAATAAAAAACGTCCAAGAGTTGTTACATGCAGAAACATCAATATGAGAGGGACGAATTTAAAGAATAGATTTGATAACGTTGTTGGTGAATGTGGTTCTACATCTTCAAAAAACTCTCCATTACATACTACTGAAATCAATGAactttttgaagatgacaacgaAGAGGATAATATGCATGATGATTCGTCAGAGA GTTGGAGTTTAGATGACAGCATGGTTATGGACGAAGATGAAGAAGATATGGACAATCAAGCTGTAATGGTCAATGCACTACCACCAG GAGATTTTTACGACATAGGTGATCCAGTGTTTGAATGTCCAAAATGTGGTGCAAACATGTGGTATTTAGAAAGGAAGACCAAGTGTCGGCAAACATTAAGTCCTAAGTTCACAATGTGTTGCGGTGATGGTAAAGTTCAAATTCCTTTATTGAGAGAACCTCCACCGGTGTTACAGAAACTGCTGTTTGACCAAACAAACCCTGAATCAAAACTATTTCAACAACAAATACGTCTTTTCAACATGATGTTTGCATTTACGTCTCCGGGTGCTAAAATGGACAACCGTTTTAATAATGGTAGAGGTCCTCCGAATTACCGAATTCAAGGACAATCATGTCATCGTATAGGTAGCATGTTACCATTGCCAGGACAAAATCCCCGATTTGCACAACTCTATATATATGATACTGAACATGAAATACAACATAGAGTAAACGAATTCAA GACAAAAGACGGAATAGATCTTGACATAGTGAAAAAACTCTCTTCTATGTTATATCAACACAATGTTCATGCCCAGAGTTTTAAGATGGCAAGGGATATACTTTCCGAAG TTGCTGCTCTAATTGTTGGTGATGTTGACACTGCTGAGAAAAGGGACATAATAATGCACAAACAGACTGGACAACTTCAAAGAATAGATGAATATCATACATCATATTTGGGATTTCAATATCCATTGCTTTTCCCTTATGGCGAAGATGGTTACAGGCCGAACATTAGACACCGTAATCAAGATTCCAACAATAGACGTAACTCAGAATCAATGACTGGAGTAGCCGACAATGAGGATGTTCCGTGGGAGCAAGCAAATAAAAGAAATAGGCTCACAATTAGAGAGTGGTTTGCATTTTGTATTCAAGCCAGAAAGAATGAGGCCCAAACAGTTATCAGATCAAGAAGGTTATTTCAACAGTTTTTGGTTGATGGTTATACAATGATGGAATCTGAGAGATTTCGATGGTTAAGAAAAAATCAATCTAAACTTAGAGTTGGAAAGTATAACTATCTAGCAGATATCAGAACCAATGGACATACCGATGGTGCAAACACAGGGAAAAGAGTTGTCCTTCCATCGTCCTATGTTGGTAGTCGCagatacatggatcaactttactTTGATGGAATGGCAATATGTAGTTATGTTGGATTTCCCGATCTATTCATAACGTTTACGTGTAATCCAAACTGGCCGGAATTGAAACGTGTACTTGCTTCTAATAATTTGACACCAGCAGATCGGCCGGACCTCATAACGAGAATATTTAAGATGAAATTCGATGAGTTACTGTCAGATTTGACTAAAAAAAGTTGTATGGGGAAAGTTCTTGCGT ATATGTACACAATTGAGTTTCAGAAGAGAGGCCTTCCCCACGCTCATATTTTGATATTTCTACATCCATCCAGCAAATATCCAACACCTGCTGATATTGACCGTATTATATCTGCCGAAATTCCGAACAAGGACACCGACGGAGACTTATATAATTTGGTAAAAAGTCACATGATACACGGACCTTGCGGAAACGCAAACCGGTCTTCGCAATGCATGAAGGATGGTAAATGTTCCAAATACTTTCCTAAAGACTTTCGGGCTGAGACAGTTGTCGATCAAGATGGTTATCCGGTTTACAGAAGAAGGGACAACGGTCACACTGTCATTAGGAATGATATAGAGGTTGACAATAGATTTGTTGTTCCTTACAATGCAAAATTGTTGTTGAAGTTCAGAACTCATATTAATATGGAATGGTGCAATCAAAGCACAtccataaaatatttgtttaaatacaTCAACAAAGGCTATGATCGAATAACAGCTGCaattgttatgaatgaaaatggaTGTCCTATTGAGCGTCAAGATATTGATGAAATCAAGCAGTATATTGACTGTAGGTATGTTTCTCCAAGCGAAGCATCCTGGAGGATTTATGGTTTCCCCATTCATGGAAGGAAACCAGCTGTGGAAAGATTACACTTCCATTGCGAAGGTCAACATTCAGTCTACTATACTGACATCAGCAATGTTTCCAATGTCCTTGAGAAACCAAGTGTAACTGAATCGATGTTTACGGCATGGTTTGAAGCTAATCAGAAATACACCGAAGCTCAACAGTTAACTTATAGcaattttgtttcaaagtttGTATATGTCAAAAAGAAAAGAGAGTGGAAACCCAGGCAGAAGGGTTACACAATTGGCAGGTTAATTTGGGTTCCTCCAACTACAGGAGAATTGTACTTTCTCAGAATGATGCTTACACATGTGAAGGGCCCTCGAAATTATTCAGAACTGAAAATAGTTAACAACGTCAAGTACGATACTTTCCGTGATGCATGTTTTGCAATGGGCTTTATTGGGGATGATCGTGAATTTATAGCTGCTATTTCAGAGGCATTTCAGTGGGGTTCTGGCCACTATTTAAGATTGCTTTTTGTCCACATGTTGTTGTCAAGTAGCATTAACAGACCAAGGCATGTATGGAGCAAAACAAGGCATCTTCTATCTGATGGAATTCTTTACTCTCAGCAGACTATTGCCAACAACAGAG GTTTGAGGTTATCAGAACAAGAAATATACAATCTGACATTGATTGAGATAGAAAAGCTACTACAACGTAACCGTAAGAGCCTGAGAGACTTTCCTGGGATGCCAAAACCACAAGGATATGTTCCCGAAGAATTTGGCAACAAGCTTATTTACGAAGAGCGGAACTACAATCCCGATGAACAACTTCAAGAATTTAACATGCTGTATCAGAATCTCACAG ATGAACAAAGGGATGTATTTAAGCAAATCATGATGGCCGTGAATAACCAGAATGGAGGCGTGTTCTTTCTTTATGGTTACGGCGGTACAGGCAAAACCTATATGTGGAGAACACTAGCTTCTTATATAAGATCAAAGAAACAAATATGTCTGACAGTTGCTTCTTCTGGAATTGCCTCACTATTACTTCCAGGTGGTCGGACGGCGCATTCTAAATTCAAAATTCCGATTCCCACGCTTGAATCTTCCACATGCGACATAAACAAAGGGAGCGATAGAGGTGATCTACTAAAACTATCAAAGTTGATAATCTGGGACGAGGCTCCAATGTGTCACAAATTTTGTTTTGAGGCATTGGATAAAACTATGAAGGATATCATGGGTGGATCCAAagcatcaaataaaatatttggaGGTAAGGTAATAGTCTTTGGCGGTGATTTCAGGCAAATTCTTCCAGTTATTCCAAGAGGCAGCCGCTCGGATATAGTTCATGCTACAATAAATTCATCATACATATGGGATCACTGCAAGGTTTTGAAACTCACAAAGAATATGCGACTACAGCAGTCGGCAAAATCCACCAGTTCTGCAGAGTTAAGACATTTCTCAGATTGGATTTTAACTGTTGGAGATGGGAAGATATCAGAACCAAATGATGGTTACGCAGAGATCGACGTTCCTAAAGATCTGTTGATCTCGGATTTTGATGATCCCCTCGAGGCAATATTTGAAAACACCTATCCAAATTTTGCCGTTAACTACAATAATGTGGATTTTCTACAGTCAAGGGCAATATTAGCTGGAACCATAGAGACTGTTGATCAAATCAATCAGTATATTTTAGAATTTGTTCCCG GTCAAGAGAAAGAGTATTTAAGCTCGGATTCAGTTGATACAACAGACGGTGACGGCAATGAATCTTTTGATGTTTTAACTCCAGAATTTTTGAATGCCTTGCAAACTTCTGGTGTCCCCAATCATAAAATCAAATTGAAGATCGGTACACCAATAATGCTGCTCAGGAATATTGACCAAGCAGAAGGGCTTTGCAATGGAACACGTCTCATTGTTACCAAACTGGCCGATCATGTTATAGAAGCAAAAATTATTTCTGGAAAGAACATTGGTGGTATTGTATACATTGCACGAATGGATATAACTCCGACTCAATCACCATGGCCCTTCCGAATGACCAGAAGACAGTTTCCTATAATGGTATGCTACGCTATGACAATTAACAAATCTCAAGGTCAATCTTTAGATTTCGTCGGTATATATTTTCCAAGAAGCGTGTTCAGTCATGGTCAATTTTATGTGGCAGTCTCAAGAGTAAAGAGCAAAAAGGGTCTAAAGATCTTAATTCACGACAAAGACAAACAACCATTGTCGGTGACGACGAATGTCGTTTTCAAAGAAGTCtttgaaaatttataa